The Pogona vitticeps strain Pit_001003342236 chromosome 6, PviZW2.1, whole genome shotgun sequence genome contains a region encoding:
- the MFAP4 gene encoding microfibril-associated glycoprotein 4: MKGSLFLPCLLFLLVLVQLRISEGQAISQAQQQKHCGEEPLPLDCEDIYDQGSETDGVYLIYPAGSNLPVPVYCDMTTDDGKWTVFQKRFNGSVSFFRGWNDYRFGFGRADGEYWLGLQNIHLLTLKQKYELRVDLEDFENNTAFAKYADFSISPNAISAEEDGYTLHVSGFTDGGAGDSLSYHSGQKFSTFDRDQDLYVQNCAALSSGAWWFKSCHFSNLNGFYLGGAHLSYANGINWYQWKGFYYSLKRSEMKIRRV; this comes from the exons gGCTCTCTGTTCCTACCATGCTTGCTGTTCCTTCTTGTCCTTGTCCAGTTACGCATCTCGGAAGGACAAGCCATCAGCCAAG CTCAGCAGCAGAAACACTGTGGAGAAGAGCCTCTTCCACTAGACTGTGAAGACATTTACGACCAAGGCTCCGAGACGGATGGCGTGTACCTCATATACCCTGCAGGTTCCAACCTTCCTGTGCCTGTGTACTGTGACATGACCACTGATGATGGGAAATGGACG GTTTTCCAGAAACGTTTTAATGGTTCAGTCAGCTTCTTTCGGGGATGGAATGATTACAGATTTGGCTTTGGCAGAGCGGACGGAGAATACTGGCTAG GATTGCAAAATATCCATCTCCTAACTCTTAAGCAGAAGTATGAGCTGCGTGTGGATCTGGAGGACTTCGAGAACAACACAGCTTTCGCCAAGTATGCTGACTTCTCGATCTCGCCAAATGCAATCAGTGCCGAAGAGGATGGGTACACACTGCATGTGTCTGGTTTCACTGATGGAGGGGCAG GTGACTCGTTGTCCTACCACAGTGGCCAAAAGTTCTCCACCTTTGACCGTGACCAGGACCTCTATGTTCAGAACTGTGCTGCACTTTCTTCAGGTGCTTGGTGGTTCAAGAGCTGTCATTTCTCCAATCTCAATGGCTTCTACCTTGGTGGGGCTCATCTCTCCTACGCCAATGGCATTAACTGGTACCAGTGGAAGGGATTCTATTATTCCCTCAAGAGAAGCGAGATGAAAATACGCCGTGTCTGA